The proteins below are encoded in one region of Segatella copri:
- a CDS encoding glycoside hydrolase family 3 C-terminal domain-containing protein codes for MKQFILSCVLSVAAIAPSQAQQANRQLPVYLDQTKPVEQRIDDAISRMTLAEKIRIIHAQSKFSSAGVPRLGFPDFWTDDGPHGVRPDVLWDEWEQAGQTNDSCVAFPALTCLAASWNPQMSRIYGEALGEEALYRGKDMILGPGVNIYRTPLNGRNFEYMGEDPFLASIMVVPYIQGLQSKGVSACVKHYCLNNDEEYRHQVNVIVSDRALHEIYLPAFKAAVEKGKTWGIMGAYNLYKNEHNCHNQWTLNKILKGDWKYDGVVVSDWGGAHDLEQSVKNGLDMEFGTWTDGLTMGATNAYDNYYLSMPYMKAIQEGKFTQKELDDKVRRVLRLFYRTTMNPNRPHGFLCSESHYAAARQIAEEGIVLLQNRNNVLPINTQKAKRVLVVGENAIKMMTVGGGSSSLKVQREISPLDGLKTRLGKDGIEVDYARGYVGDVTGNYNGVTTGQNLEDKRSEAELIAEAVEKAKTADYVIMFGGLNKSDFQDCEGHDRKHYELPYHQDKLIEALAKANRNFVYVNISGNAVAMPWKAKVAGIVQGWFIGSESGEALASILTGDANPSGKLPFTWVNSLKETGAHALNTYPGTWRQEGGASTKGNIIDEEYKEGIYVGYRWTDKERIKPTFAFGHGLSYAQFAISNLRSDKMQMKQDGTITFTVNVKNTGKRAGAETVQLYIHDVKSSVDRPQKELKGFQKVYLQPGESKDISITISKEALSFYDEASSSWKAEAGKFEALVGNAADNLKLKKAFELF; via the coding sequence ATGAAACAGTTCATTTTATCATGTGTCTTGTCTGTGGCAGCCATCGCTCCATCACAGGCACAGCAGGCAAACAGACAATTGCCTGTCTATCTCGACCAGACCAAGCCGGTAGAGCAGCGCATCGATGATGCCATCTCCCGCATGACGCTGGCAGAGAAGATACGCATCATCCATGCTCAGAGCAAGTTTTCATCAGCCGGTGTACCACGCTTGGGATTTCCTGACTTCTGGACGGATGACGGACCTCACGGAGTGCGTCCTGACGTATTGTGGGATGAGTGGGAACAGGCTGGCCAGACCAACGACTCCTGTGTAGCCTTCCCTGCCCTCACCTGTCTTGCCGCATCATGGAATCCGCAGATGAGCCGCATCTATGGCGAAGCATTGGGCGAAGAAGCCCTGTATCGCGGCAAGGACATGATTCTGGGTCCTGGCGTCAACATCTACCGCACGCCTCTCAACGGCCGCAACTTCGAGTATATGGGCGAAGATCCGTTCCTGGCAAGCATCATGGTAGTGCCGTATATTCAGGGATTGCAGTCTAAGGGCGTATCAGCCTGCGTAAAGCACTATTGCCTGAACAACGACGAGGAATACCGCCATCAGGTCAACGTAATTGTCAGCGACCGTGCTCTCCACGAAATCTATCTCCCTGCCTTCAAGGCGGCTGTTGAGAAGGGTAAGACATGGGGTATCATGGGAGCCTACAACCTATATAAGAATGAGCACAACTGCCACAACCAGTGGACCCTGAACAAGATTCTGAAGGGCGACTGGAAGTATGATGGTGTCGTGGTGAGCGACTGGGGCGGTGCTCACGACCTGGAGCAGTCTGTAAAGAACGGGCTGGATATGGAGTTCGGCACCTGGACAGACGGTCTTACGATGGGCGCTACCAATGCCTACGACAACTATTATCTCTCCATGCCTTACATGAAGGCCATACAGGAAGGAAAGTTCACCCAGAAGGAGCTGGACGACAAGGTGCGCCGCGTATTGCGCCTCTTCTATCGCACCACGATGAATCCGAACCGCCCTCATGGTTTCCTCTGTTCCGAGAGCCATTATGCAGCAGCCAGACAGATTGCTGAGGAAGGCATCGTATTGCTCCAGAACAGGAACAATGTGCTCCCTATCAACACCCAGAAGGCTAAGCGCGTGCTGGTAGTGGGCGAGAATGCCATCAAGATGATGACCGTAGGCGGAGGCTCTTCTTCGCTCAAGGTACAGCGCGAGATTTCGCCTCTCGATGGTCTGAAGACGCGCTTGGGCAAGGACGGCATCGAGGTAGATTATGCCCGCGGATATGTGGGCGATGTAACGGGCAACTACAATGGCGTTACAACCGGTCAGAACCTGGAAGACAAGCGCAGCGAGGCTGAACTGATAGCCGAAGCCGTAGAGAAAGCCAAGACTGCCGACTATGTCATCATGTTTGGTGGTCTGAACAAGAGCGATTTCCAGGACTGTGAGGGTCACGACCGCAAGCATTATGAGTTGCCATACCATCAGGATAAGCTGATCGAGGCTTTGGCTAAGGCAAACAGAAACTTCGTTTATGTCAACATCTCGGGCAATGCGGTAGCGATGCCTTGGAAGGCTAAGGTTGCCGGCATCGTACAGGGCTGGTTCATCGGTTCGGAGAGCGGCGAAGCCCTGGCAAGCATCCTTACAGGCGATGCCAACCCTAGCGGCAAGTTGCCGTTTACATGGGTCAACTCGCTGAAGGAAACAGGTGCTCATGCACTCAATACCTATCCGGGAACCTGGCGTCAGGAAGGTGGAGCCAGCACGAAGGGCAACATCATTGATGAGGAATATAAGGAAGGCATCTATGTAGGTTACCGCTGGACCGATAAGGAGCGCATCAAGCCTACCTTTGCATTCGGTCACGGCTTGAGCTACGCCCAGTTTGCCATCTCTAATCTGCGCAGCGACAAGATGCAGATGAAGCAGGACGGCACAATCACCTTTACCGTAAACGTAAAGAATACAGGTAAGCGTGCCGGAGCCGAGACGGTTCAGCTCTACATCCACGATGTCAAGTCATCAGTAGACCGCCCTCAGAAGGAGCTGAAGGGATTCCAGAAGGTTTATCTCCAGCCAGGTGAGAGCAAGGATATCAGCATCACCATCAGCAAAGAGGCCCTCAGTTTCTACGATGAGGCATCTTCATCCTGGAAGGCTGAAGCCGGAAAGTTTGAGGCTCTTGTTGGTAATGCAGCCGATAACCTGAAGCTCAAGAAAGCCTTCGAGCTCTTTTAA
- a CDS encoding DUF6377 domain-containing protein: protein MYRVNELWGKAFFFLLFVLMPLSLAAKTTDNIEQLFQSLDNAIAHSADYVKVREARIRDWEQKLKTARRLSSKYDACFALFEEYRSYKNDMALKYINQCMELAFRMGDKKKVGNAKALLAFQESTTGDYAESYDLLKSVNIADLDAEGKRNYLWACQHLYGEMAYYSNVPSLKKYYAGKRNAYQAAIDSTFSHDDDLYLQMQEVRARDAGNMKEALRLSDKRLAMTKPGTHQYAIVQFYRGLTYNQFGDEEQFLSCLLRSAICDVQLAVMDQGSLWELANLLNAEPGEQKRSHEYIKFAWKSATVFNTPIRSRQIMPVLTQIEEGYQKELSSSNQHLRLMVAFSVLLLFVVMLLLYYVNKQRKRIAAAHHKLKETNHALQLANERLNEMNQSLSESNKMKEVYIGRFLRLCAIYVDKIETMRKRVVKLVKARELNKLLEQMQAGEAYMGELYEYFDSAFLKLFPDFVEEFNALLKPEERILLEDDSRLSTTLRIFALIRLGIEDSSKIAEFLHYSVNTIYNYRAKIKNSAICDREEFEQRVKQIGMK, encoded by the coding sequence ATGTATCGCGTAAATGAATTATGGGGAAAGGCATTCTTCTTCCTGCTCTTTGTCTTGATGCCTCTTTCTCTTGCAGCAAAAACAACAGATAATATAGAGCAGCTTTTTCAGAGTCTGGACAACGCCATTGCCCATTCGGCTGATTATGTGAAGGTACGTGAAGCCCGAATTCGCGATTGGGAGCAGAAACTGAAGACCGCCAGGCGCCTAAGCAGTAAGTATGATGCCTGTTTTGCGCTCTTTGAGGAATACCGCTCCTACAAGAACGACATGGCGCTGAAATACATCAACCAGTGTATGGAACTTGCCTTCAGAATGGGCGATAAAAAGAAGGTGGGAAATGCCAAGGCGCTGCTTGCTTTCCAGGAATCTACCACGGGCGATTATGCCGAATCGTACGACCTGCTGAAGTCTGTCAATATCGCTGATCTTGATGCTGAGGGCAAACGCAACTACCTCTGGGCTTGCCAGCACCTGTATGGCGAGATGGCATATTATTCCAACGTTCCTTCCTTGAAGAAATATTATGCCGGCAAGCGTAATGCCTATCAGGCTGCAATAGACAGCACATTCAGCCATGATGATGACCTTTATCTGCAGATGCAGGAGGTGAGGGCACGCGATGCAGGCAATATGAAGGAGGCTTTGCGATTGAGCGATAAGCGGCTGGCGATGACGAAACCGGGCACCCATCAGTATGCCATTGTACAGTTTTATCGCGGCTTGACCTACAATCAGTTTGGCGATGAAGAGCAGTTTCTCAGCTGCCTCTTGCGTTCTGCTATCTGCGATGTCCAGTTGGCTGTGATGGACCAGGGGTCGCTCTGGGAACTCGCCAATCTGCTCAATGCCGAACCGGGCGAGCAGAAGCGCTCTCACGAGTATATCAAGTTTGCCTGGAAGTCGGCTACCGTTTTCAATACGCCTATCCGCAGCCGCCAGATCATGCCTGTGCTCACGCAGATTGAGGAGGGATATCAGAAAGAACTTTCTTCGAGCAACCAGCATCTGCGGCTCATGGTAGCGTTTTCTGTCCTGCTTCTCTTTGTGGTTATGCTCTTGCTCTACTATGTCAACAAGCAGCGCAAGCGCATTGCTGCGGCCCATCATAAGCTGAAGGAAACCAACCATGCCTTGCAGTTGGCAAATGAGCGTCTTAACGAGATGAACCAGTCACTCAGCGAGAGTAACAAGATGAAGGAAGTATATATTGGTCGATTCCTGCGCCTTTGTGCCATCTATGTCGACAAGATAGAGACCATGCGCAAGCGAGTAGTGAAACTGGTGAAGGCAAGAGAACTCAACAAGTTGTTGGAGCAGATGCAGGCTGGCGAGGCCTACATGGGCGAGCTGTATGAGTATTTCGATTCCGCCTTCCTGAAGCTCTTCCCTGACTTTGTTGAGGAGTTCAATGCCCTCTTGAAGCCTGAAGAGCGTATCTTGCTCGAAGATGACAGCCGTCTTTCTACCACCCTCCGTATCTTTGCCCTTATCCGTCTGGGCATCGAGGACAGTTCTAAGATTGCCGAGTTCCTTCACTATTCTGTGAACACTATCTATAATTATCGCGCCAAAATCAAGAATAGTGCCATCTGTGACAGGGAAGAGTTCGAGCAGCGTGTGAAGCAGATTGGCATGAAATAA